A single Magnetococcales bacterium DNA region contains:
- a CDS encoding response regulator, protein MHRQKHILIVDDDARNRKLMETLLHADGYTVQCVQLGAEALASVAITTPDLILLDLMMPGMDGFEVVRRLKADDTSRNIPIVMVTALGDESSRARLATAGVCDVLIKPISRWDLKNCLDKILGGTP, encoded by the coding sequence ATGCACCGGCAGAAACATATCCTGATCGTCGACGATGACGCCCGCAATCGCAAGTTGATGGAAACCCTGCTGCACGCCGACGGCTACACGGTGCAATGCGTCCAACTCGGCGCGGAAGCCCTGGCCAGCGTGGCCATCACCACGCCGGACCTGATCCTGCTGGACCTGATGATGCCGGGCATGGACGGTTTCGAGGTGGTGCGCCGCCTGAAAGCCGACGACACCTCCCGGAACATCCCCATCGTCATGGTCACCGCACTCGGGGACGAGTCCTCCCGCGCCCGACTGGCCACTGCGGGGGTTTGCGACGTACTCATCAAACCCATCTCGCGCTGGGATCTGAAAAACTGTCTGGACAAGATACTGGGTGGCACCCCATGA